The following proteins are encoded in a genomic region of Bradyrhizobium sp. SK17:
- the radA gene encoding DNA repair protein RadA yields MAKSTLSFVCQNCGAAYNRWQGKCDSCGEWNTLAEEDTTGSVPVSIRSKRKGRTFALESLSGKTQDAPRLSSGMAELDRVTGGGFVRGSVLLVGGDPGIGKSTLLTQATSMMARAGHRAVYISGEEAVAQVRLRAERLGLADAPVQLASETSVEDIVSTLSEGAVPRLIVIDSIQTMWTDTVESAPGTVTQVRASAQALIRFAKKTGATIILVGHVTKDGQIAGPRVVEHMVDAVLSFEGEGSQQFRILRSAKNRFGATDEIGVFEMTGLGLREVTNPSELFLSERELGSPGTAVFAGIEGTRPVLVELQALVAPTSLGTPRRAVVGWDPSRLSMVLAVLEAHCGVKLSGHDVYLNVAGGLRIQEPAADLAAAAALVSSLVNAPLPTDAVYFGEISLSGAIRPVAQTPARLKEALKLGFGRAILPESARGDGGGDAGLTLNTVGNLTTLVAEIAARGTPRGGRAGPRDDESAPGGPDVAEKNATPARFRRGNS; encoded by the coding sequence ATGGCCAAATCCACTCTCTCCTTCGTCTGCCAGAATTGCGGCGCGGCGTATAATCGCTGGCAGGGCAAATGCGACTCCTGCGGCGAGTGGAACACGCTGGCCGAGGAGGACACCACGGGCTCGGTGCCGGTCTCGATCCGCAGCAAGCGCAAGGGACGGACGTTTGCGCTGGAATCGCTGTCGGGCAAGACCCAGGATGCCCCCCGCCTGTCCTCCGGCATGGCCGAGCTCGACCGTGTCACTGGCGGCGGCTTCGTCCGCGGCTCGGTGCTGCTGGTCGGCGGCGACCCCGGCATCGGCAAATCGACGCTCTTGACCCAGGCGACCTCGATGATGGCGCGCGCCGGCCACCGCGCGGTCTACATCTCGGGCGAAGAGGCGGTGGCGCAGGTGCGGCTGCGTGCCGAACGGCTCGGGCTGGCCGACGCGCCGGTGCAGTTGGCGTCGGAGACCTCGGTCGAGGACATCGTCTCGACGCTGTCGGAAGGCGCGGTGCCGCGGCTGATCGTGATCGACTCGATCCAGACCATGTGGACCGACACCGTGGAGTCCGCGCCGGGCACCGTGACCCAGGTGCGCGCCTCGGCGCAGGCGCTGATCAGGTTTGCCAAGAAGACCGGGGCAACGATCATCCTGGTCGGCCATGTCACCAAGGACGGCCAGATCGCCGGCCCCCGCGTCGTCGAGCACATGGTCGATGCGGTGCTGTCGTTCGAGGGCGAAGGCTCGCAGCAGTTCCGCATCCTCCGTTCAGCGAAGAACCGCTTCGGCGCGACCGACGAGATCGGTGTGTTCGAGATGACCGGACTCGGCCTGCGCGAGGTCACCAACCCGTCGGAACTGTTCCTCAGCGAACGCGAGCTCGGCAGTCCCGGCACGGCAGTGTTCGCCGGCATCGAGGGCACCCGCCCGGTGCTGGTCGAGTTGCAGGCGCTGGTGGCGCCGACCTCGCTCGGCACGCCGCGGCGCGCCGTGGTCGGCTGGGACCCGAGCCGGCTGTCGATGGTGCTGGCGGTGCTGGAGGCGCATTGCGGCGTCAAATTGTCCGGACATGACGTCTATCTCAACGTCGCCGGCGGCCTGCGCATCCAGGAGCCGGCCGCCGATCTCGCGGCTGCCGCGGCGCTGGTGTCCTCGCTGGTCAACGCGCCCCTGCCGACCGATGCGGTGTATTTCGGCGAGATTTCGCTGTCGGGCGCGATCCGGCCGGTGGCGCAGACCCCGGCCCGGCTCAAGGAGGCGCTGAAGCTCGGCTTCGGCCGCGCCATCCTGCCCGAATCGGCCCGCGGCGATGGCGGCGGCGACGCCGGGCTTACGCTCAACACCGTCGGCAATCTGACGACACTGGTGGCCGAAATCGCCGCGCGCGGGACGCCTCGCGGCGGCCGGGCCGGCCCCAGGGATGACGAGAGTGCCCCCGGAGGCCCTGATGTGGCTGAGAAAAATGCCACACCGGCCCGATTCCGTCGCGGCAACAGCTAA
- a CDS encoding sulfite exporter TauE/SafE family protein produces MGFLFVLTVGLVAGTISGIVGTGSSIMLMPVLVYQYGPKQAVPIMAVAAVMANLSRILAWWREVDWRACLAYSITGIPAAALGARTLLALPSHAVDIAIGLFLIAMVPVRHWLARHELKANLWHLAIGGAVIGYLTGIVVSTGPLSVPLFLFYGLNKGAFLATEAASSLGLYLSKSVTFERFGALTPDILLKGLVAGASLMAGAFIAKRFVLHMKPEAFRLIMDGIMLAAGVSLLWSAAAH; encoded by the coding sequence GTGGGCTTTCTCTTCGTCCTTACCGTCGGCCTGGTCGCCGGCACCATTTCCGGCATCGTCGGCACCGGCTCGTCGATCATGCTGATGCCTGTGCTGGTCTATCAGTACGGGCCGAAGCAGGCGGTGCCGATCATGGCGGTCGCGGCCGTGATGGCCAACCTGTCGCGCATCCTGGCGTGGTGGCGCGAGGTCGACTGGCGCGCCTGCCTCGCCTACTCGATCACGGGCATCCCGGCCGCGGCGCTCGGCGCGCGCACCCTGCTGGCGCTGCCCTCGCACGCGGTCGATATCGCGATCGGCCTGTTCCTGATCGCGATGGTGCCGGTGCGGCACTGGCTGGCGCGGCACGAGCTGAAGGCCAATCTCTGGCATCTCGCAATCGGTGGCGCCGTCATCGGCTATCTCACCGGCATCGTGGTGTCGACCGGTCCGCTCAGCGTGCCGCTGTTTCTGTTCTACGGCCTCAACAAGGGCGCCTTCCTCGCCACCGAGGCGGCGAGTTCGCTCGGGCTCTATCTCAGCAAGTCGGTGACGTTCGAGCGGTTCGGCGCGCTGACGCCGGACATCCTGCTGAAGGGCCTGGTTGCCGGCGCCTCGTTGATGGCCGGCGCCTTCATCGCCAAACGCTTCGTGCTGCACATGAAGCCGGAGGCGTTCCGCCTGATCATGGACGGCATCATGCTGGCGGCCGGCGTGTCGCTATTGTGGTCGGCTGCCGCGCATTAG
- a CDS encoding outer membrane protein: protein MKTYFVAASMLALGTASASAADLAARPYTKAPPIVTTTDWSGFYVGANGGGGWSRACWDIVPFTITNPALGVVNFTGPEGCHTASGATAGGQIGYRWQQAAWVFGVEAQGNWADLSGSNPSTAPLFTGFANRSKIDAIGLFTGQVGYSWGAFLLYAKGGAAVMHDRYESFITPTFGPGVPIGFIADRGSDTRWGGAVGAGAEYAIARNWSLAVEYDHLFMGTDTVRMTYDPAFIAALNHDERIHADVDMVTVRVNYRFGGTVVARY from the coding sequence ATGAAGACCTATTTCGTCGCCGCATCCATGCTCGCGCTCGGCACTGCAAGCGCGTCGGCCGCCGACCTCGCCGCCCGCCCCTACACCAAGGCGCCGCCAATCGTTACCACCACTGACTGGAGCGGCTTCTATGTCGGGGCCAATGGCGGTGGCGGCTGGAGCCGGGCCTGCTGGGACATCGTGCCCTTCACCATCACCAATCCAGCGCTCGGTGTCGTGAATTTCACCGGCCCTGAGGGCTGCCACACCGCCAGCGGCGCGACCGCGGGTGGCCAGATCGGTTATCGCTGGCAACAGGCAGCCTGGGTGTTCGGCGTCGAAGCGCAGGGCAATTGGGCCGATCTCTCCGGCTCGAACCCGTCCACAGCGCCGCTGTTTACGGGCTTCGCCAACCGTTCGAAGATCGATGCGATCGGCCTGTTCACCGGACAGGTCGGCTATTCCTGGGGCGCCTTCCTGCTCTACGCCAAGGGCGGAGCGGCGGTGATGCACGATCGCTACGAGAGCTTCATCACGCCCACCTTCGGACCGGGCGTCCCGATCGGATTCATCGCCGATCGCGGCAGCGATACGCGCTGGGGCGGCGCGGTCGGTGCCGGCGCCGAATATGCCATCGCGCGCAACTGGTCGCTTGCGGTCGAATACGATCATCTGTTCATGGGAACCGATACCGTTCGCATGACCTACGATCCGGCCTTCATCGCCGCGCTCAACCATGACGAACGTATTCACGCCGATGTCGACATGGTGACGGTGCGCGTCAACTACCGGTTCGGCGGCACGGTCGTCGCGAGATATTGA
- the xth gene encoding exodeoxyribonuclease III — translation MKIATFNINNVNRRLPNLLRWLKSAEPDVVSLQELKASDAGFPQAAIEQAGYGAVWQGQKTWNGVAILARKTEPVLIRTALPGDAADHEARYIEAAVRGIVVTSLYLPNGNPQPGPKFDYKLAWFKRLRAHAAKLLKQDVPVVLAGDYNVAPTPFDIYPTRSWDKDALIQPKSRAAFKALVDQGWCDAIRTLHPDDQMFTFWDYKRQRWPRDAGLRLDHLLLSPQVAPRLAKAGVDRDIRGEEGASDHAPAWVVLR, via the coding sequence ATGAAGATCGCGACCTTCAACATCAACAACGTCAACCGCCGGCTGCCGAACCTGTTGCGCTGGCTGAAATCGGCCGAGCCCGACGTCGTGAGCTTGCAGGAGCTCAAGGCCAGCGACGCCGGGTTTCCCCAAGCAGCGATCGAACAGGCCGGTTACGGCGCGGTGTGGCAGGGCCAGAAGACCTGGAACGGCGTCGCGATCCTGGCCCGCAAGACCGAGCCCGTGTTGATCCGCACCGCCCTGCCCGGCGACGCCGCCGATCACGAGGCACGCTACATCGAGGCCGCGGTGCGCGGCATCGTCGTCACCAGCCTGTATCTGCCGAACGGCAATCCGCAACCCGGTCCGAAGTTCGATTACAAGCTTGCCTGGTTCAAGCGGCTGCGCGCGCACGCCGCCAAGCTGCTCAAACAGGACGTGCCGGTGGTGCTCGCCGGCGACTACAATGTCGCGCCGACGCCGTTCGACATCTATCCGACGCGTTCCTGGGACAAGGACGCGCTGATCCAGCCGAAGAGCCGCGCCGCTTTCAAGGCGCTGGTCGACCAGGGCTGGTGCGATGCGATCCGCACGCTGCATCCGGATGATCAGATGTTCACGTTCTGGGACTACAAGCGCCAGCGCTGGCCGCGCGATGCCGGCCTGCGGCTCGATCATCTGCTGCTCAGCCCGCAAGTGGCGCCGCGGCTTGCGAAAGCCGGCGTCGACCGCGACATCCGCGGCGAGGAAGGCGCGAGTGATCATGCTCCGGCGTGGGTGGTGTTGAGGTGA
- the alr gene encoding alanine racemase — MNIMTDAKSQLTPEANLLAAHPTATGILTVDLDAIIANWRKLEKTAVPAECAAVVKANAYGCGAEQVSRALAKAGCKTFFVATVEEAAVVRAAAPQATVYALGGFFQQTGDAYAKIDCKPVIGDLNELAEWDVFCRRSGWSGGAAVHIDTGMNRLGLTISEAQGIIPRINAGDHGITLVMSHLVSAESLNSPVNAKQLASFREIASLFTGVPASLANSSGVFLGAQFQFEMVRPGCALYGVNPTPEADNPMLPVVDLKARIVQIRNIERGETVGYGGTWTARRPTRLAIVAAGYADGYFRAASANDGTRGAEVVVAGKRCPIAGRVSMDLIAVDITDLDKNAARRGHMVTLIGEGITVDEVAHHFGTIGYEVLTSLGRRFVRIYKGGDAVAAGDAAAEKSEPAAAQAAPPTLPTATPAAPPPLPSA; from the coding sequence ATGAACATCATGACCGACGCGAAATCGCAGCTGACGCCCGAAGCCAATCTGCTGGCGGCCCATCCGACCGCCACCGGCATCCTGACCGTCGACCTCGACGCCATCATCGCCAATTGGCGCAAGCTCGAAAAGACCGCGGTGCCGGCCGAATGCGCCGCCGTGGTCAAGGCCAACGCCTATGGCTGCGGCGCCGAGCAGGTGTCGCGCGCGCTGGCCAAGGCCGGCTGCAAGACCTTCTTCGTCGCCACCGTCGAGGAGGCCGCCGTGGTCCGCGCGGCGGCGCCGCAGGCGACGGTCTACGCGCTCGGCGGCTTCTTCCAGCAGACCGGCGACGCCTACGCCAAGATCGACTGCAAGCCGGTCATCGGCGATCTCAATGAGCTTGCCGAGTGGGACGTGTTCTGCCGCCGCTCCGGCTGGTCCGGTGGCGCGGCTGTTCATATCGACACCGGCATGAACCGGCTCGGGCTCACGATCAGCGAGGCGCAGGGCATCATCCCCCGCATCAATGCCGGCGACCACGGCATCACGCTGGTCATGAGCCATCTGGTTTCCGCGGAGTCGCTCAACAGCCCCGTGAATGCAAAACAGCTTGCGAGCTTCCGCGAGATCGCAAGCCTGTTCACCGGCGTGCCGGCCTCGCTGGCGAACTCCTCCGGCGTGTTCCTCGGCGCCCAATTCCAGTTCGAGATGGTGCGTCCGGGCTGTGCGCTCTACGGCGTCAATCCGACGCCGGAGGCCGACAACCCGATGCTGCCTGTGGTCGACCTCAAGGCGCGCATCGTGCAGATCCGCAATATCGAACGCGGCGAGACCGTCGGCTATGGCGGCACCTGGACCGCGCGGCGGCCGACCCGGCTTGCGATCGTCGCGGCGGGCTACGCCGACGGCTATTTCCGCGCCGCCAGCGCCAATGACGGCACCCGCGGCGCCGAGGTCGTGGTCGCCGGCAAGCGCTGCCCGATCGCCGGCCGCGTCTCGATGGACTTGATCGCAGTCGATATCACCGATCTCGACAAGAACGCCGCGCGGCGCGGCCACATGGTGACGCTGATCGGCGAAGGCATCACCGTCGACGAGGTGGCGCATCATTTCGGCACCATCGGCTACGAGGTGCTGACCAGCCTCGGCCGCCGCTTCGTGCGCATCTACAAGGGCGGCGACGCGGTCGCCGCGGGCGACGCCGCCGCCGAGAAGAGTGAGCCTGCCGCGGCGCAAGCCGCGCCGCCGACCTTGCCGACAGCAACGCCCGCGGCGCCGCCGCCACTGCCGTCCGCCTGA
- a CDS encoding replicative DNA helicase, which produces MALIDSNVHKLAPDAANPAYRSAPHNIEAEQGLLGAILVNNDAFYRVSDFLEPKHFFEAIHQQIYETAGSLIRMGKVANPVTLKTFLPAELDLGGMTVSQYLARLAAEATTIINAQDYGRTVYDLSLRRNLIQIGEEIVNVAYDAPVDFAPRAQIEDAERQLYSLAETGRYDGGFQRFADALTVAVDMAAKAFQRDGKLSGISTGLRDLDARMGGLQPSDLIVLAGRPGMGKTSLATNIAYNIAKAYVPEVQADGTTKAVNGGCVGFFSCEMSGEQLATRILAERTGIPSSHIRRGGISELDFEKIRDCSIELQSLPFYVDETGGLSISQLTARARRLKRQRGLDLIVIDYIQLLQGSGKKGNDNRVQEITEITTNLKALAKELNVPVIALSQLSRQVENRDDKRPQLSDLRESGSIEQDADVVMFVYREEYYLANKEPRPGTPEHEKWQMELELAHGKAEVIIGKQRHGPTGTVELHFEASVTRFGDLAPDGQIPDHSH; this is translated from the coding sequence ATGGCCTTGATCGATTCGAACGTCCACAAGCTCGCGCCCGATGCCGCAAACCCGGCCTATCGGAGTGCGCCGCACAACATCGAAGCGGAACAGGGACTGCTGGGCGCGATCCTGGTCAATAACGACGCCTTCTACCGGGTCTCCGATTTCCTGGAGCCGAAGCACTTCTTCGAAGCCATCCACCAGCAGATCTATGAAACGGCCGGCAGTCTGATCCGGATGGGCAAGGTCGCGAATCCCGTGACCTTGAAGACGTTCCTGCCAGCCGAACTCGACCTGGGCGGCATGACGGTCAGCCAGTACCTCGCTCGGCTCGCCGCCGAAGCGACCACCATCATCAACGCGCAGGACTACGGACGTACCGTCTATGATCTCAGCCTGCGCCGCAACCTGATCCAGATCGGCGAGGAAATCGTCAACGTCGCCTACGACGCACCGGTCGATTTTGCCCCGCGCGCGCAGATCGAGGATGCCGAGCGGCAACTCTACAGCCTTGCCGAAACCGGCCGCTACGATGGCGGCTTCCAGCGCTTCGCGGATGCGCTCACGGTCGCCGTTGATATGGCGGCGAAGGCATTCCAGCGCGACGGCAAGCTGTCGGGCATCTCGACCGGCCTGCGCGATCTCGACGCCCGCATGGGTGGCTTGCAACCCTCCGACCTCATCGTACTCGCCGGCCGCCCGGGCATGGGCAAAACGTCGCTCGCCACCAACATCGCCTACAACATCGCCAAGGCCTATGTGCCCGAGGTGCAGGCGGACGGCACCACCAAGGCAGTCAACGGCGGCTGTGTCGGCTTCTTCTCCTGCGAAATGAGCGGCGAGCAGCTCGCCACCCGTATTCTCGCCGAACGCACCGGCATCCCATCGAGCCATATCCGCCGCGGCGGCATTTCCGAACTCGATTTCGAGAAGATCCGCGACTGTTCGATCGAGTTGCAGTCGCTGCCGTTCTATGTCGACGAAACCGGCGGCCTCTCGATCTCGCAGCTCACCGCCCGCGCCCGCCGCCTCAAGCGGCAGAGGGGCCTCGACCTGATCGTAATCGACTACATCCAGCTCTTGCAGGGCTCGGGCAAGAAGGGCAATGACAACCGCGTTCAGGAAATCACCGAGATCACCACAAATCTGAAGGCGCTGGCGAAAGAGCTGAACGTCCCGGTCATCGCGCTGTCGCAGCTCTCGCGTCAGGTCGAAAACCGCGACGACAAGCGCCCCCAGCTTTCCGACCTTCGTGAATCCGGTTCGATCGAGCAGGACGCCGACGTCGTGATGTTCGTGTATCGCGAGGAATACTACCTCGCCAACAAGGAGCCGCGCCCCGGCACCCCCGAGCACGAGAAATGGCAGATGGAGCTGGAACTGGCCCATGGTAAGGCCGAAGTCATCATCGGCAAGCAGCGCCACGGTCCGACCGGCACCGTCGAACTGCACTTCGAGGCCAGCGTCACCCGGTTCGGCGATCTCGCACCCGACGGTCAAATTCCGGATCACTCCCATTGA
- a CDS encoding cyclopropane-fatty-acyl-phospholipid synthase family protein codes for MDRLLRYFLGRFIRRGSIKFTTASGAQFNCGDGTGVPVAVRFLTRAAEVRVLVDPELYLGEAFMDGTFVVEQGTIADVLAVLMGQAAMLPNFARLQAWLRFLGRRAQQINVRGRSKSNVARHYDLDGRLYSLFLDADKQYSCAYFETPDATLDDAQLAKKRHLAAKLLIKPGQRILDIGSGWGGLGLYLAEMSGADVTGVTLSTEQLQISNARAAERSLAHSARFLLQDYRDIPGPFDRIVSVGMFEHVGVAYYETFFKRCAELLSDDGVMMLHSIGRSTGPDVTSPWIRKYIFPGGYIPALSEVMPAIEKAGLLICDMEILRLHYAETLKAWRERFMARREEAVRLYDERFARMWEFYLAASEMSFRVQNMMNFQLQLTKRQGVVPMTRDYIGREEARLRVKEADAAKPRLQLAGE; via the coding sequence ATGGACCGATTGTTGCGATACTTCTTGGGGCGTTTCATCCGCCGCGGTTCGATCAAGTTCACGACCGCGAGCGGCGCTCAATTCAACTGCGGTGACGGGACTGGCGTTCCGGTCGCGGTGCGCTTCCTGACCAGGGCGGCCGAAGTCCGCGTCCTGGTCGATCCCGAACTTTACCTCGGCGAAGCCTTCATGGACGGCACGTTCGTGGTCGAGCAAGGCACCATCGCCGACGTATTGGCCGTCTTGATGGGCCAGGCCGCGATGTTGCCGAATTTTGCCCGGCTACAGGCCTGGCTGCGCTTCCTCGGACGGCGCGCCCAGCAAATCAACGTACGCGGCCGGTCCAAAAGCAACGTCGCGCGCCATTACGATCTGGATGGCCGGCTCTATTCCCTCTTCCTCGATGCCGACAAGCAGTACAGCTGCGCCTATTTCGAGACACCGGATGCGACGCTGGACGATGCCCAGCTCGCCAAGAAGCGCCACCTCGCCGCGAAGCTTCTGATCAAGCCCGGCCAGCGCATTCTCGACATCGGCTCCGGCTGGGGCGGCCTCGGCCTCTATCTCGCCGAGATGAGCGGCGCCGACGTTACCGGGGTCACGCTGTCGACCGAGCAGTTGCAGATTTCCAACGCCCGTGCCGCCGAGCGGAGCCTGGCGCATTCGGCGCGCTTCCTGTTGCAGGACTACCGCGACATCCCGGGCCCGTTCGACCGTATCGTTTCGGTCGGCATGTTCGAGCATGTCGGGGTCGCCTATTACGAAACCTTCTTCAAGCGCTGCGCCGAGCTCCTCAGCGACGACGGTGTCATGATGCTGCATTCGATCGGCCGCTCGACCGGTCCCGATGTCACCAGCCCCTGGATCCGGAAATACATCTTCCCCGGCGGCTACATTCCGGCGCTGTCCGAGGTGATGCCGGCGATCGAGAAGGCCGGCCTCTTGATCTGCGACATGGAGATTCTACGTCTGCATTATGCCGAGACGCTGAAGGCTTGGCGCGAGCGCTTCATGGCGCGGCGCGAAGAGGCCGTGCGGCTGTACGACGAACGCTTTGCCCGGATGTGGGAATTCTATCTGGCGGCTTCGGAGATGTCGTTCCGGGTGCAGAACATGATGAACTTCCAGCTCCAGCTCACCAAGCGCCAGGGCGTGGTGCCGATGACACGTGACTATATCGGTCGCGAGGAGGCCCGCCTGCGGGTGAAGGAAGCCGACGCCGCCAAGCCCCGGCTGCAACTCGCCGGCGAATAA
- the rplI gene encoding 50S ribosomal protein L9, which translates to MEVILLERVAKLGQMGEVVRVKDGFARNFLLKRGKALRATEANRAKYDGMKAELEANNIKAKGEASKVAEKIDGRDIVIIRQASESGQLFGSVSVRDIVLALAADGITVARPQVWLDSPIKVIGQQKVTIAVHPEVETSVNVTVARSAEEAERIKRGEDISTRQEDQDAAAEALAAAGEFFDPEAQHDDEEAPAPAAEEK; encoded by the coding sequence ATGGAAGTCATTCTGCTGGAACGCGTCGCCAAGCTTGGGCAGATGGGCGAAGTCGTGCGCGTCAAGGACGGGTTCGCCCGCAACTTCCTGCTCAAGCGCGGTAAGGCGCTGCGCGCCACCGAGGCGAACCGCGCCAAGTATGACGGCATGAAGGCCGAGCTCGAGGCCAACAACATCAAGGCCAAGGGCGAAGCCTCCAAGGTCGCCGAGAAGATCGACGGCCGCGACATCGTCATCATCCGCCAGGCCTCCGAATCCGGCCAGCTGTTCGGCTCGGTCTCGGTGCGCGACATCGTGCTGGCGCTCGCCGCCGACGGCATCACCGTGGCGCGTCCGCAGGTCTGGCTCGACTCGCCGATCAAGGTGATCGGCCAGCAGAAGGTCACGATCGCGGTCCACCCCGAGGTCGAGACCAGCGTCAACGTGACGGTCGCCCGCTCTGCCGAAGAGGCCGAGCGGATCAAGCGCGGCGAGGACATCTCGACCCGCCAGGAAGACCAGGACGCGGCTGCCGAGGCGCTCGCCGCCGCCGGCGAATTCTTCGATCCGGAAGCCCAGCACGACGACGAAGAGGCGCCGGCTCCGGCTGCCGAAGAGAAGTAA
- a CDS encoding DUF2232 domain-containing protein: protein MIAILTIGLAAGAASALMFASIISGAAISILLFYLAPLPLMVSALGWGPLAAAIGGVAAASVLGAIFGLPYSIAFAMMVALPGWWLGHLALLGRPIESPAAGNGVGQQQPAFEWFPVGRVLLWIAAFAVITTSGALLTLGTDTDTITSTLRRGLLRVLGAGEAQASGEVERLVDMLVIFAPLAATVIAMVTLTLNLWLAGKITQTSGRLNRPWPELRSTALPAMTLVALLVAAGLSFVGGMLALLAQLVTTALVIAYALVGFAVLHTLTLSLSNRGFWLGGIYAVVAMFGWPLVAIFALGIADAVFGLRQRYLQTRPPPLPAA, encoded by the coding sequence ATGATCGCGATACTCACCATTGGACTTGCAGCCGGCGCCGCGTCGGCGCTGATGTTCGCCTCGATCATTTCGGGTGCGGCGATCTCGATATTGCTGTTCTATCTCGCGCCGCTGCCGCTGATGGTGTCGGCGCTCGGCTGGGGCCCGCTGGCCGCCGCGATCGGCGGCGTCGCTGCGGCCTCGGTGCTCGGCGCGATCTTCGGGCTTCCCTACAGCATCGCGTTCGCCATGATGGTTGCCCTGCCTGGCTGGTGGCTCGGCCACCTCGCGCTGCTCGGCCGGCCGATCGAGAGCCCGGCGGCGGGCAATGGTGTCGGCCAGCAGCAGCCTGCATTCGAATGGTTCCCGGTCGGCCGCGTCCTGCTGTGGATCGCGGCTTTCGCTGTGATCACGACGAGCGGCGCGCTGCTCACCCTCGGCACGGATACCGACACGATCACCAGCACGTTGCGGCGCGGCTTGCTCAGAGTGCTCGGCGCCGGCGAAGCGCAAGCCAGCGGCGAGGTCGAGCGGCTGGTCGACATGCTGGTGATCTTCGCGCCGCTCGCGGCGACGGTCATCGCGATGGTCACGCTGACGCTCAACCTGTGGCTGGCCGGCAAGATCACGCAGACCTCCGGACGGCTGAACCGACCGTGGCCGGAGCTGCGCAGCACGGCGCTTCCCGCCATGACGCTGGTCGCGCTGCTGGTTGCGGCCGGGCTCAGCTTCGTCGGCGGCATGCTCGCCTTGCTCGCCCAGCTCGTCACCACGGCGCTGGTGATCGCCTATGCGCTCGTCGGCTTCGCGGTGCTGCACACCCTGACGCTGTCGCTCAGCAATCGCGGCTTCTGGCTCGGCGGCATCTACGCCGTCGTCGCCATGTTCGGCTGGCCGCTGGTGGCGATCTTCGCGCTTGGCATCGCGGACGCCGTGTTCGGACTGCGCCAGCGCTACCTTCAGACAAGACCGCCGCCGCTGCCCGCGGCATGA
- the rpsR gene encoding 30S ribosomal protein S18, with amino-acid sequence MADAGARRPFFRRRKSCPFTGANAPKIDYKDSKLLMRYVSERGKIVPSRITAVSAKKQRELARAIKRARFLGLLPYVIR; translated from the coding sequence ATGGCTGATGCTGGTGCCCGCCGTCCGTTTTTCCGTCGTCGCAAGTCCTGCCCGTTCACGGGCGCGAATGCGCCGAAGATCGACTACAAGGATTCCAAGCTGCTGATGCGTTACGTCTCCGAGCGCGGCAAGATCGTGCCGAGCCGCATCACGGCCGTCTCCGCCAAGAAGCAGCGTGAACTCGCCCGCGCCATCAAGCGCGCGCGTTTCCTCGGCCTCCTGCCCTACGTTATCCGCTAA
- the rpsF gene encoding 30S ribosomal protein S6, producing the protein MPLYEHVFLARQDASTQQVDELTAQMTGIVEQGGGKVTKTESWGVRSLTYRMNKNRKAHFVLMNIDAPSAVVTEIERQERINEDVIRYLTVRVEEHEEGPSAMMRKADRDRERDDRGGGFRGDREGGGFRGDREGGGFRGDRGPRRPRDEEAATEE; encoded by the coding sequence ATGCCTCTTTATGAGCATGTTTTTCTCGCGCGTCAGGATGCGAGCACCCAACAGGTGGATGAACTGACGGCCCAGATGACGGGTATCGTCGAACAGGGCGGCGGCAAGGTCACCAAGACCGAGAGCTGGGGCGTGCGCTCCCTCACCTACCGCATGAACAAGAACCGCAAGGCGCATTTCGTGCTGATGAACATCGACGCTCCGTCGGCTGTCGTCACCGAGATCGAGCGCCAGGAGCGGATCAACGAAGACGTCATCCGCTACCTCACCGTGCGCGTCGAAGAGCACGAGGAAGGCCCGTCGGCGATGATGCGCAAGGCCGACCGTGACCGCGAGCGCGATGACCGCGGTGGCGGCTTCCGTGGCGACCGTGAAGGCGGTGGCTTCCGTGGCGATCGCGAAGGCGGCGGCTTCCGCGGCGATCGTGGTCCGCGCCGTCCGCGCGACGAAGAAGCTGCGACCGAGGAGTAA